From Syntrophus gentianae, one genomic window encodes:
- a CDS encoding TonB-dependent receptor plug domain-containing protein, with protein sequence MNTREKTPKQPKNEKGRLSALTARHFSAWLSAAFFCLFFCLSFSHAETAFGAGPDRGPKPADLTELSIEELMNIEVEDVSGASKFTQKATDAPSSVSIVTAEDIKRYGYRTLAEILQSVRGFYVGNDRSYSYAGIRGFSRPGDYNTRMLLLIDGHRINDGIYNQAFLGTEFPLDVDLIDRVEIIRGPSHSLYGSNAFLGVINVLTRRAADMDGLELSGEGGSFYTFKERASYGREFSSGFQALLSGTHFSSKGQNLYFKEFDTPATHNGWADSCDSWEGGSLFTTLKHKGFSLQGVFASRDKDIPTASYGTIFNENRSWVRDERAYLDLSYKTSLNETTDLRARAFYDHYLYKGDYIFDYPPRTLNKDYVKGEWWGSELEFVKKFLDTHTAVIGASYTDYFLLKQQNYDDDPYYSYLDDNRSAYNWAAYLQDSFSLLDNRVIISAGLRYDYYSTFEGTTNYRTSLIYRPIEQTALKLNYGKGFRAPNPYELYYDDNNETTKSNPDLQPEKIDSYEVVLEHYWKNYRFSLSGYYFSIRDLITLWKDPADGLLVFKNLDEVESKGAEFEVEGKWSHGVESRISYSFQKSKDKHTGDTLANSPEHLVKSNLYVPIFGRKLAAGLEVQYTSSCKSYKGDRVDDFVIANLTLLSRDLWKNLEISGTLYNLFDEDYGTPASDEHLQSVIPQDGRTFRVKLTYKF encoded by the coding sequence ATGAACACGCGAGAAAAAACACCCAAACAACCGAAAAACGAGAAAGGCCGCCTTTCCGCCTTGACGGCGCGGCATTTCTCTGCATGGCTCTCTGCCGCCTTTTTCTGCCTGTTCTTCTGCCTGTCATTTTCCCATGCCGAGACCGCCTTTGGAGCGGGACCGGACCGCGGGCCAAAACCGGCGGATCTGACGGAACTCAGCATCGAGGAACTCATGAACATCGAAGTTGAAGACGTTTCCGGGGCCTCCAAATTCACACAGAAGGCAACGGATGCCCCGTCATCGGTCAGCATTGTGACGGCTGAGGACATCAAACGGTACGGCTACCGGACCCTTGCCGAGATCCTGCAGAGTGTCCGGGGTTTTTATGTTGGTAACGACCGGAGCTACAGCTATGCCGGAATTCGGGGATTTTCCCGGCCGGGCGACTACAATACGCGGATGCTCCTCCTGATAGACGGGCATCGGATCAATGACGGCATCTACAACCAGGCATTTCTCGGAACAGAATTCCCCCTTGATGTGGATCTCATCGATCGCGTGGAAATCATTCGGGGTCCAAGCCACTCTCTGTACGGCAGCAACGCCTTCCTGGGGGTCATCAACGTTTTAACCCGGCGTGCGGCGGATATGGACGGCCTCGAACTCTCCGGCGAAGGGGGAAGTTTCTATACTTTCAAGGAAAGGGCCTCCTACGGCCGGGAATTTTCCAGCGGATTCCAGGCGCTTTTGTCGGGAACGCACTTCAGCAGCAAGGGGCAGAATCTTTATTTCAAGGAATTCGATACCCCCGCGACCCACAACGGCTGGGCCGATTCGTGCGATTCCTGGGAAGGCGGCAGTCTTTTTACGACTCTAAAACACAAGGGATTCTCCCTGCAGGGAGTCTTCGCATCCCGGGATAAGGATATCCCGACGGCTTCCTACGGGACGATATTCAATGAGAACCGATCCTGGGTCAGGGATGAAAGGGCCTACCTGGACCTGTCCTACAAAACAAGCCTGAACGAAACAACAGACCTCAGGGCCAGGGCCTTCTATGATCATTATCTGTACAAAGGGGACTATATTTTCGATTATCCTCCCCGTACCCTGAACAAGGATTATGTAAAAGGGGAGTGGTGGGGAAGCGAGCTGGAATTCGTCAAGAAATTCCTCGATACGCACACGGCGGTCATCGGTGCGTCCTATACGGATTATTTCCTCCTGAAGCAGCAGAATTACGATGATGATCCTTACTACTCTTATCTTGATGACAACCGAAGCGCATACAACTGGGCGGCGTACCTCCAGGATTCCTTTTCCCTGCTGGACAATCGGGTTATCATCAGTGCCGGGCTCCGCTATGATTATTACTCGACCTTCGAAGGCACGACCAATTACAGAACCTCCCTGATTTATAGGCCCATTGAGCAAACTGCCCTGAAACTCAATTACGGCAAAGGATTCCGGGCGCCCAATCCCTACGAGCTCTATTACGATGACAACAACGAGACGACAAAATCCAATCCCGACCTTCAGCCGGAAAAGATCGATTCCTATGAGGTTGTGCTTGAACATTACTGGAAAAACTACCGTTTCTCCCTCTCCGGATACTATTTTTCGATCCGGGATCTGATTACACTTTGGAAAGACCCTGCCGATGGTCTGCTCGTCTTTAAAAACCTCGACGAGGTTGAATCGAAAGGGGCCGAATTCGAGGTTGAAGGGAAATGGTCTCATGGCGTCGAGAGCAGGATCAGTTATTCCTTTCAGAAGAGCAAGGATAAGCATACGGGAGACACACTGGCAAATTCCCCGGAACACCTCGTGAAATCAAACCTTTATGTTCCAATTTTCGGCAGAAAGCTTGCCGCCGGACTGGAGGTTCAGTACACCTCGTCCTGCAAATCGTACAAGGGCGATCGGGTTGACGATTTTGTTATCGCCAACCTCACGCTGCTCAGCCGGGATCTCTGGAAAAATCTCGAAATATCCGGCACCCTCTACAATCTTTTCGATGAGGACTACGGAACACCCGCCTCTGATGAGCACCTGCAAAGCGTAATCCCTCAGGACGGCAGGACTTTCCGGGTCAAACTGACCTACAAATTTTAA